TGTTTCATCTATAAATAAtcggttatatatatttttaattcctataaatattttaaattttatttttaatccctataaaaaaaaatattttagtccctacaatATTTTATGCATTTAGTTTTAGTCcttactattttctaaaattttaaaaacggtttaattattcttaaaattttaaattttttaataattattttcctacgtgtttagaatactatttatttatcaaattatagaatatttttaaataagaattgaatatgaattttttaaaatttcgaaatataataataaaattaatgtaAATCatgacttagaaattaaattttgtgtttttttttccgAGAATCTTTTTATAACATTCTAAACATGTCtgaaaaataatcattcaaaaacatCATCGATTTAACAGTatagactaaaactacgtgcataataattgtGGAGaccaaaacataatttttttaatagagcCTAAAAACAAATTTTGATAATCTTATAGAGACCGAAAATTGTTAGTGTACAAGGTGATGAAATGAAAGCAAAAGGAATATTATATTATCTGTAAAATGATGGCTACAAAAGAGCTGTGAAATAATTAGATTTAAATGCAGCTACTACTAGACTATTTATACACATAAAACTAGGGCCACTTAGGCAACATACTAAAATACTAAATTAtccttcaataccatcccttaatttagGATTCCCTATAcaaaactagtagaagacccgtgcgtctgCACGGGTAAAAGCATTTAtatcttaaattatttatttaaaataaaattaaagttaataaCAAATTTAGATATGGAAGATTTAGAGCATAGACACAAATTATCTATAAGTCAATAATTATCTCATCATTAAaagatatatttataaattttttcttGCATATAACTGACTGTGCACCGTGTCACTTAAACTTCTTacgttattaaaattttaattttatatgatcACTTATCACAAAAAAGTGACCAAGATTATTAAAAATTACTAAAAATGATATATCAACTTAAATTCTATTTCTTTTgaagaaaaaacaatatttttaattaatagtaATACATAATTTATATACAaactataatttataatttgaagACATTCTAAGAGTGGATACAATGATATTCAATGACGGAGCCAAGGTAGATTGATgacatattttctttaaaaaaaagcaTTCGGATACCCACACCCTATGATGGACCATTTGATATGCTTTCACCATAAAAAACACTAACCAAATGATTATCTTCTCTCTTGTCATCAGAGATTTTtttcccttaatcggacatgttgcttcctttcgatcgcaaacaggtaacgcataagactccaccCAGCGAGCCGTTATCCTACTGCTAGAATACGAATTTAAcctcgtccactaaaaaacacaaacaaatcaaaaatattgagccgaactatGGCTGCTTTGATTCCTTAAAAGGGATAcataggcattaggtcgcggggcctgaacgagcacaattttgtaaatatttctttcttttccccgtattttcttttccttcttcctCATGTTCCTTTAGCAAATAAGCATTAGATAACACACTCTTAGATTAGAAGCAAGCTTGAGTGCATCTTGTGGAGTACCttagacgtgaggggtgctagtaccttccccttgcgtaactgactTTCTTATCCcatctctggtcgtgagacctttttcttatcctttccttcTTCTAGGTTTTCTCGATATTTTCCCTTCTCTTCGGAGATAAATAAAGttcagtggcgactctgttttttCGAGCCAGTTAGTTTTTTCTACGATGGTATGACAGTGGGTCGACAAGCCTAGGGTTGTTAGGCACTAGAGCAACTGGCGCTTGAGGCGTACCAAAAAAACAACAATCATACCCATTTGATAGACTACTTGTTGATAACTTTGATTTGTGTTTTGAATTAACGATTTAAATACAATACATATTTACTGAGTAAGCATATTAAATATTTCATGGTTATTCCCGTCCATCTGTTGCCTTACGCACTGGAGAGAGTTATTGGTTAAGGATGACATGCTTGGAGGAAAGTATCTAAATCCTCCTGGTTGTAACCCCATTCGACCAAACAATTAACAACTAATATGAAGTTGATTGAAGGATATGTTTGTTTGTTAATCATGAAACAAACATGTGATTGTGACTAAAGAGAGATAATGATAACTAGCTACCAACttcatttaatataattgattattatttttgttctatttgattATACCACATTTGAATTTGGCCATCTTTGAAGTTCATTTGATGGCGAAGTTAATCAGGAGAAAGATGATTCATGAGTGGTTTTGGGATTGGACTTATAAGGTGTGTTTATATAGGAGACATAATTGGAGATGTCGAGGATGGTTTAGAAATGGGATTACACACCAGCTTGTTAATGTTGAATATGTACACAAgttagagagagatagagaatGCATAATTGTTATAAGATATAAAGGATTCAAAGGGTGGTTTTTGTGTGTGTATatgggaggaagaagatgaaggtgaaagTGTGTTTTTATGCATGAATGAAAGTTTTTGAGAACATTATAGATGGTATTTTATCTAAGGCACATACAACATTGTAGTACATAAGACAGAGAATGAACAACGTGGGTCAAATATACCTAGTTGTATTTTATAGTATTTGTATTATGGATATTATTATGGTTTCTAATTTGTCATTTTGATAGTATTATGAATtctgaattaattttaatatataacatTTTAATCTTATTGTATTagtgtatgattttttttttgtgattgtaTTAATGTACTATGATTTAGTTGATAATAAATTATTATGATACTATACCTATTATAAATGACAGATTACATTAGAATACTTATTACAATAGTGTATTTTTTTTAAGAACATCAAATTTTATTGTCTAAAGAGTGATTATTCAAGTATACATCCACAATTTttacggagatacatctccaaacaaatctattatatatattaaatctGAATCGTGAGTTTTTATCCATGTCATCTAAATCATGTCACATCAATTAAAGTATGCCAGTAAAAAATATTCTCATGTGGCACCTATAAAAACTCATCTTCACTTTTCAAAAAAGTTTATTCTCTATTAAGCGTTATGGGTTCAATGCCCAATACTTACAAAAAAAGCTAGGGTTCTTACCATTTCCCCCATGCCATATACGGCTTTTTGGTTTACCTTCctgtacaattttttttttataaaagtaacatTACTGTTAAAAGATTCTTTCGTTTTAAACCTTAAGTGAAAATGACACACTCCAGTTGTTTAAGTGTCATCctatttagattttttgttttttatttttttaagtgtgTCATGTCAGATAATTCACACGtcatatttcatattttatttatttattgttacgtaatattttattttgagtgaagacccattttggtccctcacaaatattatacgagtcaaattagtctctcacaataaaattgacccaacttaatcccttacaaaatttaactggatcatattagtccttctgctaatatttttctcaaatcggtttattttctagttttaaaccgtgactggactgccacgttggattttatttatttttcattttttaaatactaaattgatttttatttttaatttcatttttaaacaattataaattaataatataaaaaagccaaaattgttttttataaggagttgaactcaggcccacgtgcttaatcttaaacaattttaaatttaaaataaaaaatacaaaatttgtatcaatatggtctcgaacctaagtctcttcagattaaatgacggtcaatttaatacaatagaaattgatttgtctatttgtaaatgatagtcactttactaacaatagaaattgatttgtctagttgttattgatagtcactttactaatcgtagaaattgatttgtcttgttgtaaatgataatcattttattaacaatagaaattgatttatctagttgtaaatgataatcactttactaacaatagaaattgatttgtcttgttgtaaataatagttgttttactaacaatagaaattgacttttctagttgtaaatgatagtcactttattaacgatagaaattgatttgtctaattgtaaagtgaaaatcatttaacttgaagggacttgaATTTGAGATCTCATAGGTAAAACtttatgtatagaatttgttaatattagtagaaatcatggaaattacttgtttaaaaattactttataagaaataattttgatttttttttatattattcatggataactgtttaaaaatgaaattaaaaataaaatttattttagtatttaaaaaaaaatctaacgtgccagtccagtcacggtttagaagtatgaaaaaaaccggtttagaagtcgaaaaaccgatttgagaaaaatattagtagaaggactaatatgatccggttaaattttataagggattaaattgggtcaattttttataagggactaatttgactcgtgtaatatttatgagggaccaaaatgggtcttcactcttttattttaatattattaaaactaaaaaattcataaaattcaaaataaatttgcATCACATAGGGAGAAGGGAAGCTGAGGAGAGAGACGGAAGACTACAAAAGAGTGAAATGTGTTTAATAGAGTGTTGAGTGAACCGAAGAAATTTCTAGGGTTTTGTGTGCGATGCATGTCTCCGATGACGTCACTTCCAATTCTCCCTTCCGATCTTATCCAGTAAATCATTTCATGGCTTCCGGTGAAGCCTCTCGTGAGATTCACATGCATTTGCAAACACTGGAAATCGCTCATCTTTGACCCAACATTAgctaaacttcatcttcaaagatcacccaaacacacacacaccctATTTCACTTGATCGAAGTCGATGTCGCTTGATCTACGGAAGGAAACATGTAAGCATATGTTGCTACCCGACGGTTTAGGTGAAAAGCCCGAATATGAACCAGCTTGCTGTTTTAAGGGGTTTCCTGTGCCTTTATTATGACCacatgaagacccattttgttttATGGATAATGAGATAGTTTGGAGTTCAAGAGTCTTGGACTCGGTTGGTGAATCTTAGCTATGTGCATCTTGAATGGGATTTTGTGCCTGATATCCCATTGTTTCAGGTGTGTCTGTCGGAGAATGGAGATGTCCTGATACTGGCCTGCTCAGAATCCTGTGGTGATGTTATTATGTATAATCAAAGAGATGATAAAGTTGAACATATTCAAGTTCTTGACACCCAAATTTGGCAGGCCGATGATCATATGAAGAGCTTGGTTTTGCCTCGTCCTCATCCACATTAATCTCCTATGTAGCAAACTCATAGTTTATGTTAGATTATTAAAGTGTTGTAATGACTATTGATTTCTGAATTATGTTTTCCTTATCTTAGTTGGACTATTTTTTTGGATCGAAGTGTTTGGATTGGATGAAggtattttaattttctatttattacTATTATGTTAGTTTTCAACATAATGCAGAGAAAGTAGTTGTTATGATTCAAATTAGAGAAAAGTCATGTTATCAAAGTGAATCATTAAAATGGTTAGAGAAAAGGACACGTGTCACTTGATCCATGAGTTAAGGAAATATTCTCTTAACCTTCTATAAAATGGAGCATTAATTGGAAACAAAGGCAgggaagaaaattgatgaagtctctcctctctctctctttggTACTCTCTTGTAGAGTAATGATTAAGTCTTAGACTTAATCTTCTTCTATCTTTCTATTAGTTTCATAGTTTATCATTTATCATTGAATTCAATTAATTTCTCTTGTATTGTTTGTTAATGAATTCTATGCCAAGAGATATTTCATTCATTGTCTAATTTCTCTCTGCATTCAACAATTGCAAAAGGGTTAAACCCttacattggtgctttcattgtcACCATGGCATGGGCTACTTCAGTAGGAATTCATTGGGAAAAAATGGAAGCCGAGTATAACGCTGAATGGGCGAAATTGGCGTATCTAGACGGTCCAGGATATACCACATGGGACCGAATTGAAGCCAAATTTGACCTGCGACGTAAATACTACTCAGGAAGCTCTTCCCATGGTGTTCAGAACTCAATTGAAAAAGCTCCGACACAGTCATGTTCATCTCACTTCATATCTTCAATGGCTGAATCAAATCGAGAACACAATTCGCGTATGGCTGAAACTGCACGCAAAATCCGAGAGTCGTGTGCAAGAATTCTCAAGTTGTTGCAAGAGGAGATGGAAGCTACCAAATCATCGGGCGATGCGGTTCCGACTTCAGATGAAATTCTTCTGTCCGTGGAAGGAATTGATGAACATTCAGTCACCGATGAATCTGTCCAGGTGAAGAATGTAATCATGACATCAGTTTCTCCTTCAATTGATTTCAACGGTGGAATAGTAGATCTACCCGAGGAAACAACACAGAAGCTAAGAAAGACGCCGGAATCATGTGTTGGTAGCAAACTCGATGTCAACATTACTTTTGCAGACTCGTTCATTTCTGAGCATCTAGTCGTCAATTCCGATGTTGAACGTGATTGTTATAGCACAAAGGTGACACCGCTCGATATGGATAGAAAGCAAAACAACTCTCCAGTTGTAATTTACCAAGGGGTTTTCAATCCTTCTAATCATCTATCAGATCCACCGGACTTTGTGTCCATTCCGCCGCCACCGCTCGCCCCACCATGGCCACATCACTCAGTTTACCCAATAACACTTAAATCCCCACCTTCATCCAAGGTAAACAACATTCCTCACTATTTGCAATTTGAACAGACGAATTTATTTAGAACTCAATCTCACATTACACCCACATTTGGTAGTCGTATTCCTGGTGTGTATATGCTGAAATGTTCATCATATGCTTATACCAACATTGTGTCCTCAATTGATGCCCACTATCTGTTTGTCAAAATGTCCCTCACAGTTGATTTCTCTTTTGACACTTCTATAAGTTTGTTGAGTATGATGAAAATTATTGGACAAATTGATACGGACTCCCAGGTTTCTTCTGCAAGTAATAATTTGTTTCATAATTATCATGCTTGTAGTACTGGTTTTCCATCTAGTGGACTTGGCCTTGAGTTTGGTTTAATTTCTATTGTTGGATCACTCTCCCTCTCAACTGATTTATTTGTTAGATTTGCTTGTAATTCTGGTGGTATGATTCTGCATCGTACCGTGAACTGTCATGATTGTGTGAGTCTTTTTTATTGCTGCCACATTGAGCTCTTACTAGTATTTCACTCATCTCATGACCAATCCAAACTTAAGGGTTGGAGTTTGTTGCCACTTCTGGTTGTTGAAAGAATTGGTGAAGTTAAACTACTGAGTTTCAATCCTTTTCCTAGGTTTAATGGGGATGTTGTGTATAATTGCATTATTAATAGGATTTTGAATTGTGAGGCCATGGCACTTCAACATAGTTTTGATGATTCTAGTGGTAATCACAATGCTTATTCAAGCTATAAGCACAGGGACTTGgacatctttcaaaataccaaaatttcatGGTACCCTCATCTACACATTGAAGGAGAAAACGAGTTTCAAATAATTGCTCTAAACAAGTTTGAAGAGAAAAATGAGAGCAAATTTCTCAAGTTTTTTGGGTTTATGTGGAATCCATTATCATGGGTGGTGGAAGTTGCTCTTGCAAATGGTGGCGAGCAACCTCCAGATTGGCAAGATTTTGTGGCAATTGTGTGCTTGCTGGTTATCAATTCTACTATTAGTTTTCGTGAAGAAAATAATGTTGGAAATGTTGTTGCTGCTCTTATGGCAGGCCTTGCTCCTAAGACAAAGGTTCTTAGACATGGTATGGGGAGTGATATAGATAAAGGGCATGTGATTCTACTTGCTGCTAGGGCTGCTATGATTACTTGGTTGTCCTATTTTGTTGAAGCTAACTCTAGTTGCTCCAAAGTTATGCAGAGTTTTGTACCAGTTCCCTTGAGCATATTCAAACTTTATTTTGGTCCACACATCATTGTCATTCAAGTAGCATGCTTTGAAGTAGATGCAATAATAAAGGATAAATTAGAAAAACATGAGAGTACTCCAAAACCTGTTGTTTCACATGTGTGGTTGCTTTTTAAAGCATATACTAACTATGATGAGATGGAATGGTTAATAGCTTGGTTTTGGAAGGTTGTTCGGGTGGTGTCTACAAATGACCAATATGccataatatttttcaatattgccttagcttcaaccttgaggacaaggttgattTTAATGGGGGAGGTAATGTTATGATTCAAATTAGAGAAAAGTCATGTTATCAAAGTGAATCATTAAAATGGTTAGAGAAAAGGACACGTGTCACTTGATCCATGAGTTAAGGAAATATTCTCTTAACCTTCTATAAAATGGAGCATTGATTGGAAACAAAGGCAgggaagaaaattgatgaagtcTCTCCTTTCTCTCTCTTTGGTACTCTCTTGTAGAGTAATGATTAAGTCTTAGACTTAATCTTCTTCTATCTTTCTATTAGTTTCATAGTTTATCATTTATCATTGAATTCAATTAATTTCTCTTGTATTGTTTGTTAATGAATTCTATGCCAAGAGATATTTCATTTATTGTCTAATTTCTCTCTGCATTCAACAATTGCAAAAGGGTTAAACCCTTACAGTAGTCTGAGTTCATTTTTACTTTtcaacttctttttttttgtaatttgctCAAAACTTTCTTTTTAGATGTGAATTAGATCTGTTGGCTATCTTTTCAACAGAATATATTTTTAGTGAACATGTAGTATTTAGATAATTTAGATAATACTCTAAATCTCATACTCATATGTGATTATGCATGTCCTTGTGTGAAACATATAAAACTTGTAGCACACATACGAAAACACAAGCAGTTGTTTGAAAAAAATCTTTTCCCCCCGTCTCTAATGCCTATTTAAACACTAGAAGAGAAGGAAAATGTTTCAAGTATCTCTTATACAGTCCTACATACACTTGGACACCTGTGGCTATGGTTATATAATATAGTTGAGTTAACCATAGTTTTTAGTGAACCTAGTGGTATACACTAGTAGAAGACTCGTAGACGGGTAAATTCAGTACACACGGGTAAATTCAGTTATATCTTAGATAAGACTTGGTTGctattaatatataattgttattataaaataattaaaaattaaaaatatttaaaaataaaaaaagtagcaTATCACCATGATCAGtgtattttgatgcacattcctctatgtttttacttaggcatttccatggtttgttttgtttatttttattttttatgatgtttttataatttagtttattcgtgcctttatttgattttcgcactttattttcagcattagaagtctgcactaaaataatcataactggagctccggGAATCAGATCGATgcgttctaataatcgtcggaaagctaagagaaagagctacaattctcgtgttggagtcgaagtcagattcgaaacgcatattttccagaattgcgtttgaagttgcagcaatagttttttatttagttttggattgttagttttgggcctgggttatatgtgtttgacccagttgggttatgacccgaattcttgtttctctctagtacctaggtctggccgtagtGTTCACTCTCACTTTTACTTTTCAcgaaataattttgaaagctttgtacgaatgatgaggaactaatccttgaaggcaatttctgctggttatggtttccaatactttgaggtttttaatctttaatccaatttcttctctcttttgatattaatctatatgtcttgtttgcttaattcgagttgTATAGAatactagtaggaaacccgtgctatcgcacgggtctggtcgaggtttcacattacatgtatccaaATATCACTTGTAAAGTTCTTTTATATAAATCAACCATATATGTTTAACCAAAATGCAAATAAATTTTAGTCAATATTAATCCAAAAAACATAATAGTTAACAATAAAAGAGCTAATAATACATCAATTTTTTTAGCTCtttaagtaaaaacaataaacatatgGATTAATATTACACGTATTAAtgactaaattattaaatatgacatcatattttcagttaaataacattaatatagttataacttataatcatttatcaaaatttaattcatttgtttgaaatatcaaacataatataacttattttgcagttcataaatattcacgtaatttcaattatatactaataatatgTATCAAGTTTTAAGCATTgattcatatttataataaatcgtacaattatttttataacttcaattttataaaacagtaacaaaagaaatagttaaaaggtagacattaaaatgatcagTCAATAACTGATATCTCATAGATacattcacatctacccgtcaattatttttataacttcaaattTATAAGTCAATAACTGATATCTCATAGATacattcacatctacccgtcaattatttttataacttcaactttataaaatagtaacaaaagaaatagttaaaaggtagacattaaaatgatcagTCAATAACTGATATCTCATAGATacattcacatctacccgtcaattatttttataacttcaaattTATAAGTGAATAACTGATATCTCATAGATacattcacatctacccgtcaattatttttataacttcaaatttataaaacagtaacaaatgaaatagttaaaagatagacattaaaatgatccgTCAATaactggtatctcatagatacgttaaCATCTACacgtcaattcagatgagttaagaaaccccagttgaatccaaatgagttaattcttaaaatttattaaacctatttgagattgttagaacaagatttgttcttatcaatattcttagttttgatgataacaaggatatgaattttgtgtgagataatgtggtactctaatacattgcaatttccctttcaggaaatatataaagagtatgcacaaatcagcgctcagaagctttgtctcagaaggttcagcatgcaacatcagaacatggtctggcaag
The Vicia villosa cultivar HV-30 ecotype Madison, WI linkage group LG6, Vvil1.0, whole genome shotgun sequence genome window above contains:
- the LOC131611956 gene encoding uncharacterized protein LOC131611956 translates to MAWATSVGIHWEKMEAEYNAEWAKLAYLDGPGYTTWDRIEAKFDLRRKYYSGSSSHGVQNSIEKAPTQSCSSHFISSMAESNREHNSRMAETARKIRESCARILKLLQEEMEATKSSGDAVPTSDEILLSVEGIDEHSVTDESVQVKNVIMTSVSPSIDFNGGIVDLPEETTQKLRKTPESCVGSKLDVNITFADSFISEHLVVNSDVERDCYSTKVTPLDMDRKQNNSPVVIYQGVFNPSNHLSDPPDFVSIPPPPLAPPWPHHSVYPITLKSPPSSKVNNIPHYLQFEQTNLFRTQSHITPTFGSRIPGVYMLKCSSYAYTNIVSSIDAHYLFVKMSLTVDFSFDTSISLLSMMKIIGQIDTDSQVSSASNNLFHNYHACSTGFPSSGLGLEFGLISIVGSLSLSTDLFVRFACNSGGMILHRTVNCHDCVSLFYCCHIELLLVFHSSHDQSKLKGWSLLPLLVVERIGEVKLLSFNPFPRFNGDVVYNCIINRILNCEAMALQHSFDDSSGNHNAYSSYKHRDLDIFQNTKISWYPHLHIEGENEFQIIALNKFEEKNESKFLKFFGFMWNPLSWVVEVALANGGEQPPDWQDFVAIVCLLVINSTISFREENNVGNVVAALMAGLAPKTKVLRHGMGSDIDKGHVILLAARAAMITWLSYFVEANSSCSKVMQSFVPVPLSIFKLYFGPHIIVIQVACFEVDAIIKDKLEKHESTPKPVVSHVWLLFKAYTNYDEMEWLIAWFWKVVRVVSTNDQYAIIFFNIALASTLRTRLILMGEVML